The Streptococcus sp. oral taxon 431 nucleotide sequence CGTAGCTGGAGATATCATCGGGGTTTACGATACCGGTACTTATCAGGTTGGGGATACACTAACTGTTGGAAAAAATAAGTTTGAGTTTGAACCACTGCCAACCTTTACACCTGAGATTTTCATGAAAGTTTCTGCTAAGAACGTCATGAAACAAAAATCTTTCCACAAGGGAATTGAGCAATTGGTGCAAGAAGGAGCTATTCAGCTTTATACCAACTACCAAACAGGTGAATATATGTTGGGTGCCGTTGGTCAATTGCAGTTTGAAGTCTTCAAACACCGTATGGAAAATGAGTACAATGCAGAAGTGGTTATGAGCCCAATGGGTAAAAAGACGGTTCGCTGGATCAAACCTGAAGATCTGGATGAGCGTATGTCTTCAAGCCGAAACATCCTTGCCAAAGACCGCTTTGACCAGCCTGTATTCCTTTTTGAAAACGACTTTGCCCTCCGATGGTTTGCAGATAAGTATCCGGATGTAGAGTTAGAGGAAAAGATGTAGATCGCCAAAGTTACTTGATTGTGTAACAATCTTAGTAACTAACGCCAAGTTTCTATGGAACTTGGCTAGGCGCTCCACTAGTATAGTTTTACGAATATTATCGATTCGTAAAACTTTACGTCGTAACAGAAAGGAAGAGAACTAGCTAACTGTCTTACTAACTTCGTTTGGCAAATAGAATCGATTTGCCAAACTCCGTGTCGTAATCTAATAAACGGTAACCGCTATGGCAGTTCACCTAAACGCTTCACTAGGAAAAGCCCACGAATGGTATCGATTCGTGGACTTTTTCGTCGTAATAGTTAGAAAGTGGTCTAGCTGCCTGCCATTGGAATACTAATTGCGTTTTGTAGCGGAAAATGAGTACCTTAGTTGGTCCCATACCTCAAATCTATTGAAAAAAGCCAAGAAAAATATCTTCTTGGCTTTTCTTGTAGGCTGGTGTTAACAAAATTCCTAAAACTCCGCCCTGGTGAGGGACGGAGTTTAGGAGGTCTTTTTTAGGTCGCTAATCGGTAAACAGCTTCAGCATAGATATCCATAGCATGATAGAGATCATCTAGGATTGCATATTCATTTGCTTGGTGTTCCGTTTGCTCTCTTCCTGGGAAGAGGGCACCAAAAGCGACACAGTTTGGCATGGTACGTGCAAAGGTTGCACCGCCAGATGATAGAGCGGGACTATTGTCACCAGTTTTTTCTTCATAAACCTGCATGAGTGTTGTGACGAGCATACTATCTCTTGCCACGTAAAGTGGTGCTAGGTAGTCAAATTCTTGGTAGCTAAGTTGGTAAGATTTTGCACACTCTATCAGCTGATTGACAAGTTCATCCTTGTCAGTAAGGACTGGGATTCGGATATCAATTCGAATCTCAGAACTTTCGGGAGTAATGATTAAGGCGGCCACATTAAAGGATAAATGTCCAGAAGGCTGGTCACTGATATCACCAAAGATTCCTTTTCCTTGACCCTCTTGACCAACTTCTTTGGCAAGAAATGTAAGTGCAGGATGGGATTGAATGGAATCAAGGACGGTGGCTAGTCGAATGACTGCATTAATCCCTTGACTGGCATCCTTGGCATGCTTAGATAGTCCTAGAACAGTAAGGGACTGATCATTTTGTTGATAATCGTAGCCAGCAGCTATTAGAGCTTCTTGGAGTTGTTCCATAAGTGGTCCTAGATAAGTTGCCTTATCAGGTACGACATTAAAGGCTCCACCTATATCTAAGGCGAGTTGTTCTGATCCAGGTCCATGAAGTTTGACCTGAAGGAGCCCTTTTTCTGCATAGGTTAATGGGAATGATGAGTCAGGAGCAAATCCCATGCTGGCCTGTTCTTCAAGGGCATTATATCTTGCCATGCAACGCCAAAGAGTTTCCTCATCAGTACCAAATATGAAACGAACCCGTTTTTTGAATTGAATTCCTTGGTCAAGTAAGCTTTTGACTGCGTAAAGTGCTGCAAGAGAAGGTCCTTTATCATCCTGCGAGCCCCGACCATAAATCCGCCCATCTCTGATACTAGCTTCAAATGGAGGAGTTTCCCACTCTGTCAAATCGCCTGCAGGAACTACATCTAGGTGGCAGAGGATGGCAAGGAGATCCCCCTCACCAACTTCTGCATACCCATAATATCCTTGAGTATCAAGATAGGTTTTAAAACCAAGATCTTGACACAAGTCTAGCGTTTTTTTCAGGACATCTTGAATGGCTTGACCAAAGGGAGTGCCATTTTCACCTTCATTGAGAACAGAAGGATAAGAGATGATTGTTTTCAAACTTTGAAGAAAATCCTCTTTG carries:
- a CDS encoding dipeptidase; the encoded protein is MKSYITESIKEDFLQSLKTIISYPSVLNEGENGTPFGQAIQDVLKKTLDLCQDLGFKTYLDTQGYYGYAEVGEGDLLAILCHLDVVPAGDLTEWETPPFEASIRDGRIYGRGSQDDKGPSLAALYAVKSLLDQGIQFKKRVRFIFGTDEETLWRCMARYNALEEQASMGFAPDSSFPLTYAEKGLLQVKLHGPGSEQLALDIGGAFNVVPDKATYLGPLMEQLQEALIAAGYDYQQNDQSLTVLGLSKHAKDASQGINAVIRLATVLDSIQSHPALTFLAKEVGQEGQGKGIFGDISDQPSGHLSFNVAALIITPESSEIRIDIRIPVLTDKDELVNQLIECAKSYQLSYQEFDYLAPLYVARDSMLVTTLMQVYEEKTGDNSPALSSGGATFARTMPNCVAFGALFPGREQTEHQANEYAILDDLYHAMDIYAEAVYRLAT